AGAGGCAGACTAACAATGCCTTCAGTCCACCATCTTGGAAAACAAAAGtaacagttttctcatttttaaaagttttgttaaGATCTGTTAATGATTCACAAAGAAATAGTACTTGGGTATATTTGAAAttagtatttattcatttatgttgaTAAGTGAAAATGCAAGATGGTTATCAAGATGGAAGTacttaatatgtatattttaatattcttagaTGCAGATAACTTCActtttgatgtatttttattttgtctcagtTTCATTTCAACTTACGTTTAAGGGGTTCTTGATAATCTGACATGATAAGTGGTGTTGGAATTGGCATTAAAATCCACCATGCTCTACAGCACTTCATCCTTCTTCGGCAGGCACCAATTTGATCTTCTACTACTTTGCAGACATCTCTTCTGCAAACACCAGACAAATTGAGACAATGACCTTCCGCAGGACCCAAACCACCTCTTACTGCAGGAAAGAAGATCCAGTGAGATAGTTAGTCCACAAATGGAATGTAAATCCATAAACACACTTAAGTAACAGAATAAATTTAGTATGAGCGTTTTTATGTGGGAGCTCTTGAAATGGTTGCTGCTCATATGTCAGAGACATATGCAGTTTAAGAAAGGTAGCAGTTCCAATCCTGGTTTGGCCCAACAGTCACTGCATTTTTGGTGGGGAAAAGGGATGTGGGAGGAGATGGTAcatcttcatctttttctctGGGTTTTCTGTCAGAAAGGGATGTTGCTTGCTCCAGTGGCAAAAAATGCCAGTGTCTTCTGCCAGAGTGGGTTACTGAGGGCCATGGTGGTTCCACCTTGTGGCTGATACAGATAGTccctttctgcttttgtttctagCCAAAAAAGATGTTTCTCGCATCTTAGGTATGCAGATTTCAGCAGCTGTTTTTTCtatatggctatttttttttctttcactctctctttctctctcttttttttttttggcttcactGTGTTGCCATAGTTTCTTAAATGGTCCCTTGAACCCTCCCAGAGCTATTTTGGTTTGTACATaactatctatatatttttttcttggggGGAGTGTGTAGAGCTAAAGGCTGGTATATCCTGCTCCTCCTCCCCGAAAGTGACGTTATTCCCCCAAGCTAATATTTCAGG
The Pan troglodytes isolate AG18354 chromosome 10, NHGRI_mPanTro3-v2.0_pri, whole genome shotgun sequence genome window above contains:
- the LOC100170034 gene encoding beta-defensin 109 precursor; the encoded protein is MRLHLLLLILLLFSILLSPVRGGLGPAEGHCLNLSGVCRRDVCKVVEDQIGACRRRMKCCRAWWILMPIPTPLIMSDYQEPLKRKLK